The following are encoded together in the Tatumella ptyseos genome:
- a CDS encoding EamA family transporter: MLAVTLLWGSSFSLTGHILAGHVDGFFSVFIRTLIAAIIFVPMMTWRGLPAKLIAGLWLCGALQFGITYALAYQSFRLLTVPEMLLFTTLTPLYIGLINNVLDRQFNPWTLLAAAFAVSGGMVIHYHGLTGDFWRGFWILQLANATFAAGQVICRRLLLARHPQLGMTKIFGHFFLGAVLISAVLFALFGHADQLPQTPLQWGLLVYLGLIATALGSLWLAKGSTLVSVTALAIFNELHVPIGLVINLLFWGSDVPLVRLLAGCALIAVAVGINYLGAARYRARHA, encoded by the coding sequence ATGTTAGCAGTCACCCTTTTATGGGGGTCATCATTCAGCCTTACTGGGCATATTCTTGCTGGTCATGTTGATGGGTTCTTCTCGGTATTTATTCGTACGCTGATTGCCGCCATTATCTTTGTACCGATGATGACGTGGCGTGGGCTCCCAGCAAAATTGATTGCCGGACTTTGGCTTTGCGGCGCATTACAGTTCGGGATTACCTATGCATTGGCTTATCAGAGCTTCCGCTTATTGACGGTACCAGAAATGTTACTGTTTACCACCTTAACGCCACTGTATATCGGGTTAATCAATAACGTGCTGGATCGTCAGTTTAATCCTTGGACCTTGTTGGCCGCCGCCTTTGCGGTATCGGGAGGAATGGTTATTCACTATCATGGCCTGACCGGCGATTTTTGGCGTGGCTTCTGGATTTTACAGTTGGCCAATGCCACCTTCGCGGCCGGACAGGTGATCTGCCGTCGTTTATTGCTTGCACGCCATCCTCAATTAGGGATGACCAAAATATTCGGACACTTCTTTTTGGGGGCGGTATTAATTTCTGCCGTGCTATTTGCGCTTTTTGGTCATGCTGACCAACTGCCGCAAACCCCACTACAATGGGGATTACTGGTCTATCTCGGGCTGATTGCCACCGCATTAGGGAGCCTTTGGTTAGCAAAAGGCAGTACCCTGGTCAGTGTCACCGCATTAGCGATTTTCAATGAACTACACGTACCCATCGGTTTAGTGATCAACCTGCTGTTCTGGGGCAGTGATGTCCCTTTAGTACGTTTACTAGCCGGTTGTGCGCTTATCGCCGTCGCGGTCGGCATTAACTACTTGGGTGCAGCCCGTTATCGAGCTCGCCACGCTTAA
- a CDS encoding EmmdR/YeeO family multidrug/toxin efflux MATE transporter, whose amino-acid sequence MQRVIRPLAQVIQRTPWYRQRRRYRTLFWREITPFAVPIFIENLCVLLMGVLSTFLVSWLGKAAMAGVGLADSFNMVVIAFFAAIDLGTTVVVAFSLARGDGERARAAARQSLGLMTVMGFALAVIIEFFGQDIIQVIAGSAEPEVKAMALNYLHISAWSYPAAAIALIGSGALRGAGNTKVPMLVNAGMNILNIIISSILIYGCLGWNGLGFSGAGLGLTLSRYIGAIVIIIVLANRFSGALLIPIKSYFSRWNALILKEVLSIGVPASVESVLFNGGKLLTQIYVAGMGTSDIAGNFIAFSIASLINLPGNALASSSTIITGKRLGLDQVYQAEKQIRHVFWLATIGLTLIAWTTIPFAGLLARFYTADPEVIKVTQHLLWLNAAFMPIWACSWVLPASLKGARDARFAMYVSMFSMWGARVVMGYVLGIWLGWGVVGVWLGMVMDWAVRGTCFLWRLYSGTWLNNYRKMILRTAKGK is encoded by the coding sequence GTGCAGCGTGTTATTCGTCCCCTTGCTCAAGTGATTCAACGAACGCCTTGGTATCGCCAGCGACGCCGCTACCGAACCCTTTTTTGGCGAGAGATTACCCCCTTCGCCGTCCCCATTTTTATTGAGAACCTCTGCGTATTATTGATGGGGGTGTTAAGTACTTTTCTGGTCAGTTGGCTTGGTAAAGCCGCGATGGCTGGGGTAGGGCTCGCCGACAGTTTTAATATGGTCGTCATTGCTTTTTTCGCGGCGATCGATCTTGGTACCACAGTGGTCGTCGCATTTAGCTTAGCGAGAGGTGATGGCGAACGCGCCCGTGCTGCGGCCCGGCAATCTCTCGGACTAATGACTGTCATGGGCTTTGCTCTCGCTGTGATCATTGAATTTTTTGGGCAAGATATCATTCAGGTGATAGCGGGTAGCGCCGAGCCTGAGGTCAAGGCGATGGCACTCAATTATCTGCATATCTCAGCATGGAGTTATCCCGCCGCCGCTATTGCATTGATTGGCAGTGGCGCATTAAGAGGAGCAGGCAATACTAAAGTCCCCATGTTAGTTAACGCTGGGATGAATATTTTGAATATTATCATCAGCTCAATACTCATCTATGGATGTTTAGGTTGGAATGGACTCGGTTTCAGTGGGGCAGGGTTAGGCTTGACACTTTCTCGTTATATCGGGGCGATAGTGATTATTATTGTGTTGGCCAATCGCTTTAGTGGGGCATTGTTAATCCCGATTAAAAGTTATTTCTCACGCTGGAATGCGCTTATTTTGAAAGAAGTATTGAGTATTGGTGTGCCCGCCAGTGTGGAGTCAGTACTCTTTAACGGTGGTAAATTACTGACCCAAATTTATGTAGCGGGAATGGGTACCAGCGATATCGCAGGGAATTTTATTGCCTTCTCAATCGCATCCTTAATTAATTTACCCGGCAACGCTTTGGCCTCATCATCGACCATCATAACGGGTAAGCGTTTAGGGCTCGATCAAGTCTATCAAGCAGAAAAGCAGATCCGTCATGTATTTTGGCTAGCCACGATTGGACTGACGCTCATCGCTTGGACAACTATCCCTTTCGCGGGGCTTTTAGCTCGTTTTTATACTGCTGACCCTGAGGTCATTAAGGTGACGCAGCATCTGTTATGGCTTAACGCCGCATTTATGCCAATCTGGGCATGCTCATGGGTATTACCGGCAAGTTTGAAAGGGGCCCGCGATGCGCGTTTTGCGATGTATGTATCGATGTTCAGTATGTGGGGCGCCCGTGTGGTAATGGGGTATGTTCTGGGTATCTGGTTAGGCTGGGGAGTGGTGGGAGTCTGGTTAGGCATGGTAATGGATTGGGCGGTTCGTGGCACGTGTTTCTTGTGGCGATTGTACAGTGGCACTTGGTTAAATAACTATCGAAAAATGATCCTGCGCACGGCAAAAGGAAAGTAA
- a CDS encoding glycosyltransferase family 8 protein has product MNAWATLLTQDNYLVGVIALQRSLKQQQSQWPLVVMVTPSISQATREQLVAEGCRWVEITPLYPKAELSQHYASAQFGEVWSKLRVWGLTDYRRIVFLDADMLAVKNMDELFDLPLPEGHIAACHACRCNPNQIASYPDSWQPDACHYTWQEKHQQPPETLDLYLNGGFLVITPNAEMAQHLVDKVEGIDDLSRYPFSEQDLLNEIYENRWQPLSYGYNALKTLPFQHSGLWKFDEVKNIHYILKKPWQKPRHPNADEQDRDTPLDTLWWQVYQPEN; this is encoded by the coding sequence ATGAACGCATGGGCAACCCTCCTCACACAAGACAACTATTTAGTTGGCGTGATTGCGCTGCAACGCTCACTGAAGCAACAACAGAGCCAGTGGCCTTTAGTGGTAATGGTGACGCCCAGCATTAGTCAGGCAACGCGTGAACAACTGGTAGCAGAAGGCTGTCGTTGGGTAGAAATTACTCCGCTCTATCCTAAAGCTGAGCTGAGTCAACATTATGCCTCTGCTCAATTCGGCGAAGTGTGGTCGAAACTACGTGTTTGGGGCTTAACGGATTATCGTCGAATCGTTTTCCTCGATGCCGACATGTTAGCAGTTAAGAATATGGACGAACTTTTCGACTTACCTTTACCTGAAGGTCATATCGCTGCGTGTCACGCGTGCCGATGTAACCCTAATCAGATCGCCAGTTACCCAGACAGTTGGCAACCTGATGCGTGCCATTATACTTGGCAAGAGAAGCATCAGCAGCCTCCAGAGACCTTGGATCTCTATCTAAATGGTGGCTTTTTAGTTATCACACCTAATGCAGAGATGGCCCAACACTTAGTGGATAAAGTTGAGGGGATCGATGATTTAAGTCGTTATCCATTCTCAGAACAAGACTTGCTCAACGAAATCTATGAAAATCGCTGGCAACCGCTCTCCTATGGCTATAACGCGCTAAAAACATTACCGTTTCAGCATAGTGGATTATGGAAATTCGATGAGGTTAAGAATATTCACTATATTCTTAAAAAACCATGGCAAAAGCCTCGCCATCCAAATGCGGACGAGCAGGACCGTGATACGCCTTTAGATACATTATGGTGGCAGGTTTATCAGCCAGAAAATTGA
- the shiA gene encoding shikimate transporter: MQANTNLSTPAQSPSSSQAKRAAWGSFAGAVVDWYDFLLYGITAALVFNHQFFPAISPAMGTLVAFATFGVGFLFRPLGGIVFGHFGDRLGHKKMLIITVWLMGISTAGIGLLPSFDTLGWWAPVLLVTLRAIQGFAVGGEWGGAALLAVEHAPQHRKAFYSSGVQMGYGVGLLLATGSVSLISTYTNESQFASWGWRLPFLLSVILVAVTLWLRNGIDESPVAVPVEKKPRLPVIEALCRHPSAFFLIIGLRLCELLTMYIVTTFALNYSTQNLGLPRELFLSIGLMVGAVSCLTIPCFAWLADRFGRRRIYATGAIIGAISAWPFFLALEQGATLPIILFSLLLANLAHDMVVCVQQPMFTEMFGASYRYSGAGVGYQVASVIGGGFTPFIAAGLVTLTQGSWHGVAVYLTLGCLLSVFTVCFVKKTPRSTM, encoded by the coding sequence ATGCAAGCAAACACCAACCTTTCAACACCCGCCCAGTCACCCTCATCTTCTCAAGCTAAACGTGCGGCTTGGGGAAGCTTCGCCGGCGCAGTCGTCGATTGGTATGATTTCTTATTATACGGCATTACCGCCGCCTTAGTCTTTAATCATCAATTTTTCCCTGCCATCAGTCCGGCGATGGGTACGCTCGTCGCTTTTGCTACCTTTGGGGTAGGCTTTTTGTTCCGACCATTGGGCGGCATTGTATTTGGTCATTTTGGCGATCGGTTGGGGCATAAAAAAATGCTTATCATCACCGTCTGGCTTATGGGGATATCAACAGCCGGAATTGGTCTACTCCCCTCTTTTGATACCTTGGGATGGTGGGCCCCGGTGCTACTGGTTACTCTAAGGGCCATACAGGGATTTGCCGTTGGCGGTGAATGGGGAGGAGCTGCCTTGCTGGCGGTTGAACATGCTCCCCAACATCGTAAAGCCTTCTACAGTAGCGGTGTGCAAATGGGTTATGGCGTAGGTTTATTATTAGCGACCGGCTCCGTCAGCCTGATTAGTACCTATACAAACGAAAGTCAATTTGCCAGCTGGGGTTGGCGTTTACCTTTTTTATTAAGTGTTATCCTTGTGGCCGTCACGCTGTGGTTACGTAATGGTATTGATGAATCGCCTGTTGCCGTTCCAGTGGAGAAAAAACCGCGGTTACCGGTTATTGAAGCACTTTGTAGACACCCTTCTGCGTTTTTCTTAATTATTGGCTTACGCTTGTGCGAATTACTGACGATGTACATCGTTACCACCTTCGCACTCAATTACTCTACGCAAAATCTTGGCTTACCCCGCGAGTTATTTCTATCAATAGGGTTGATGGTTGGAGCGGTCAGTTGCTTGACCATACCTTGTTTTGCTTGGCTTGCGGACCGATTTGGTCGTCGGCGTATCTACGCTACCGGCGCAATTATTGGTGCTATCAGCGCGTGGCCCTTTTTCTTAGCGCTTGAACAAGGCGCGACCCTGCCGATCATTCTTTTTTCATTGCTGTTGGCGAATCTGGCACACGACATGGTGGTTTGCGTTCAGCAGCCGATGTTTACCGAAATGTTTGGCGCGAGCTATCGCTATAGCGGTGCTGGGGTCGGTTACCAAGTCGCTAGTGTGATTGGCGGTGGCTTTACTCCCTTTATCGCTGCAGGACTGGTGACCCTGACACAGGGTAGCTGGCATGGGGTTGCGGTCTATTTAACCTTGGGATGCCTGCTTTCAGTATTCACTGTCTGTTTTGTTAAAAAAACACCCCGCAGCACAATGTAA
- a CDS encoding putative bifunctional diguanylate cyclase/phosphodiesterase: protein MTNTLPTAASSPIHDDSKHDKGHLETLNAYKAMLDASIDCIKILTPDGCVVNMNQSGCNALGVDPHSGFGMEWLLLLPEEIRKAGKKALGRARLGENAQFLGKSISEQGETTFWDNLLTPVLNEQGVVESILCVSRNVTQQCSAETKLRHLSEFDELTNIPNRRHFQSYLKRALRIAKATDQSVTLLHADLDQFKLLNDTRGSYFGDHVLKVVAKRIIKKLSGLGYVARLASDEFAIIIPQTISTDEITQIAQNIINTVAKPISHNGQSVRLSMSIGSATWPYSVENSDMLTKAANVALSEIKQNGRGGVLQYHSQLMKSVTRIAEQLELAQYAIDHHKIEPYYQPKVRLNDGQLVGLEALLRFTTSTGELAYPGAIWAAFENRALVEKIGEQMRTRVFKDIKAWTEKGLKLVPVSLNASPVEFMLDDYAEKCLAQIHHYGIDPRLIEIEITEHMIVGHGAEFVIRAIKELRSQGITIALDDFGTGYSTLSNIKDYSVDVIKVDRSFVSSLHQGREGKAIIKALLLLANCLGMDVVAEGVEEQEQCDTLINEGYLIGQGFLFSPAVSNNQIQKLLESDLVTE from the coding sequence ATGACAAATACTTTACCAACGGCTGCCTCATCGCCCATTCATGATGATAGCAAACACGATAAAGGTCATTTAGAGACTTTAAACGCTTACAAAGCAATGCTCGATGCTAGCATTGATTGTATCAAAATTCTGACGCCAGACGGTTGTGTCGTCAACATGAACCAATCTGGTTGTAATGCGCTAGGTGTCGATCCCCATTCCGGTTTTGGAATGGAGTGGTTACTTTTGCTACCAGAAGAAATTCGTAAAGCCGGTAAAAAAGCATTAGGCAGAGCACGTTTGGGAGAAAATGCTCAGTTTCTTGGAAAAAGTATCAGTGAACAAGGTGAAACGACTTTCTGGGATAATTTACTTACTCCAGTCCTGAATGAGCAAGGAGTAGTGGAGAGCATTCTTTGTGTCTCGCGAAACGTGACACAACAGTGTTCCGCAGAAACTAAATTACGTCACTTAAGTGAGTTTGATGAGCTGACGAATATCCCGAATCGCCGTCATTTTCAGTCTTATCTAAAAAGGGCGCTGCGTATCGCTAAGGCGACCGACCAATCTGTGACCCTACTCCATGCTGATCTTGACCAATTTAAACTGCTGAATGACACACGTGGCAGTTATTTTGGTGATCATGTTTTAAAAGTGGTCGCTAAAAGGATAATCAAAAAACTCTCAGGTCTAGGTTATGTCGCCCGTCTGGCAAGTGATGAGTTCGCGATCATTATTCCGCAGACAATAAGTACTGACGAAATTACGCAAATTGCCCAAAATATTATTAATACCGTCGCTAAACCTATTAGTCACAATGGGCAATCTGTACGCCTTTCAATGAGTATCGGATCAGCAACTTGGCCTTATTCCGTTGAAAATAGTGATATGTTAACGAAAGCTGCCAACGTTGCGCTCAGTGAAATTAAGCAGAATGGCCGTGGCGGCGTGTTGCAATATCACAGTCAATTGATGAAAAGCGTCACACGTATCGCCGAACAGTTGGAGTTAGCGCAGTACGCCATTGATCACCATAAGATTGAACCTTACTATCAACCTAAGGTGAGACTTAATGACGGTCAACTGGTCGGACTCGAGGCTTTATTACGCTTTACCACATCGACGGGCGAGCTTGCCTATCCGGGCGCAATCTGGGCGGCCTTCGAAAATAGAGCGTTGGTGGAAAAAATTGGCGAGCAAATGCGGACTCGGGTCTTCAAGGATATTAAAGCCTGGACCGAAAAAGGTCTAAAGCTTGTACCCGTTTCGCTCAATGCTTCACCCGTAGAATTTATGTTGGACGATTATGCAGAAAAATGTCTGGCGCAGATTCATCATTATGGCATTGACCCGCGTTTAATCGAAATTGAAATCACCGAGCATATGATTGTTGGACACGGGGCAGAGTTCGTTATCCGCGCGATTAAAGAGCTGAGATCGCAGGGTATCACTATCGCTTTGGATGATTTTGGCACCGGATACTCCACATTGAGCAACATCAAAGACTACTCTGTTGATGTAATCAAAGTTGACCGTAGTTTCGTCAGTAGCTTACACCAAGGACGCGAAGGTAAGGCAATCATCAAAGCGTTATTGTTACTGGCAAATTGCCTCGGCATGGATGTGGTGGCAGAAGGGGTGGAAGAACAAGAACAATGCGATACGCTGATTAACGAAGGTTACCTCATCGGGCAAGGTTTTTTATTCAGTCCAGCAGTGAGCAATAATCAAATTCAAAAATTACTTGAATCAGATCTCGTTACAGAGTGA
- a CDS encoding AMP nucleosidase, whose translation MSQPTLAIDQALDQLESDYESAVTALRAALERYVTSGELPSSEARQAGAFSYPELVLHWQGEQTPVQRVRAWGRFTHAGTYSATITQPALFRHYLTEQLEMLSKEYQFTLEVRRSSVEIPYPYVLDGLGLTIERQQMATITRYFPTTDLANIGDDISDGLVTHDQELPLGQFDALRVDFSLARLKHYTGTPPETVQPYILFTNYTRYVDEFIRWGKEQVADPNSPYIALVCAGGDVLDASNVDQELSQDAWKKHQMPAWHLVTEDNQGISLINIGVGPSNAKTICDHLAVLRPHAWLMIGHCGGLRESQRIGDYVLAHAYLRDDHVLDSVLPADIPVPSIAEVQRALYDATRHLSGETDSTSIKQRLRTGTVVTTDDRNWELRYAASALRFNLSRAIAVDMESATIAAQGYRFRVPYGTLLCVSDKPLHGEIKLPGQANRFYDGAISEHLQIGICAVDLLRAEGDKLHSRKLRTFVEPPFR comes from the coding sequence ATGTCACAACCGACGTTAGCCATCGACCAAGCGCTAGACCAATTAGAATCCGACTACGAGAGTGCCGTGACCGCGTTAAGAGCAGCGTTAGAACGCTATGTTACCTCAGGCGAATTACCCAGTAGCGAGGCACGACAAGCTGGCGCTTTTTCCTATCCTGAGCTGGTGCTGCATTGGCAAGGTGAACAAACTCCGGTGCAACGCGTGCGGGCCTGGGGACGTTTCACCCATGCAGGCACTTACAGCGCGACCATTACTCAACCAGCACTCTTTCGTCACTATTTGACCGAGCAATTGGAGATGCTCAGCAAAGAGTACCAATTTACCCTAGAGGTAAGACGCTCTTCGGTTGAGATCCCCTACCCCTATGTTTTAGATGGCTTGGGGCTCACCATTGAGCGCCAGCAAATGGCCACTATTACTCGGTACTTTCCCACTACTGATTTAGCCAATATTGGCGATGATATCTCTGACGGTTTAGTCACTCATGACCAAGAACTCCCCCTCGGCCAGTTCGATGCTCTGCGGGTCGATTTTTCATTAGCCCGTCTTAAGCATTATACCGGCACGCCCCCGGAAACTGTTCAGCCCTATATCCTATTTACTAATTACACCCGTTATGTCGATGAGTTTATTCGCTGGGGAAAAGAGCAAGTTGCCGATCCAAATTCTCCCTATATCGCCTTAGTGTGTGCGGGCGGAGACGTATTAGATGCCAGTAATGTTGACCAAGAGTTAAGCCAAGACGCGTGGAAAAAACATCAAATGCCCGCTTGGCATTTGGTGACAGAGGATAATCAAGGGATCTCCTTAATCAATATTGGTGTGGGCCCATCCAATGCGAAAACGATCTGTGATCACCTGGCTGTGCTACGGCCTCATGCATGGCTAATGATTGGTCACTGCGGCGGATTACGAGAGAGCCAGAGAATTGGCGATTATGTGCTGGCTCACGCCTATCTACGCGACGATCATGTGTTAGATAGCGTGTTACCCGCGGATATTCCCGTACCCAGTATCGCTGAAGTGCAACGCGCGCTCTACGATGCAACCCGACATCTTTCGGGCGAGACTGACAGCACCAGTATTAAGCAACGATTACGTACCGGAACGGTAGTGACCACCGATGACCGAAACTGGGAGCTACGGTATGCCGCGTCGGCCCTGCGATTTAACCTAAGCCGTGCGATTGCCGTGGATATGGAGAGCGCGACCATCGCAGCACAAGGCTATCGCTTCCGTGTTCCTTATGGCACGTTGCTTTGTGTTTCTGATAAACCTTTACATGGTGAGATTAAGTTGCCGGGTCAAGCCAACCGTTTCTATGATGGAGCCATTTCTGAGCATCTACAAATTGGGATTTGTGCGGTCGACCTACTAAGAGCGGAGGGAGATAAACTGCATTCTCGCAAGTTACGCACCTTCGTAGAACCCCCCTTCCGTTAA
- a CDS encoding D-arabinono-1,4-lactone oxidase — MIQNPILYPQRSTDEPSAEQIFNWARNAQLGSKQQLYTPKDEAALQALLQESSGPIRIIGSRLSPGRMVSAQHDGILLDLKHFRGILALEDNSVRVAAGTPLQELFKTLQQNGRMLKCSPGVIAVQTVGGALATGTHGQGLQQSAITDEVLSFTLILANGEKRTFQRGDAEFSAVMVNLGCLGIVTEVTLATVPEGYFTCEKTAVSADTLETDIIDWNRQHLFSKAWWFVDDNLLHVWNIDPADKSALQQYHENAQQVVRHSSDQDESLNATIDQTLALMHADTQVHGHGGKQFRTVARFKDFTDVTGDIYQLLCRGIAVPQINVEIGVPLDQTPAIIRHIKQWYAEQQPHMHYPIILRCTGASEAWLSPAYQQETCYFGFVVYYADDGSLSQDGLHFLTEVEKILATYGGRPHWGKYYDPQHYDWSTLYPKWQDFSAVRQQLDPQQRFSNPYIHQLFPSMIGDHE; from the coding sequence GTGATACAGAACCCAATACTTTATCCCCAGCGTTCAACGGATGAACCTTCTGCAGAGCAGATCTTCAACTGGGCAAGGAATGCGCAATTAGGATCCAAGCAACAACTCTACACGCCAAAAGATGAAGCAGCCCTACAGGCTCTACTGCAAGAGAGTTCAGGCCCCATAAGAATTATTGGTAGCCGCCTCTCACCTGGACGTATGGTGTCCGCGCAACATGACGGTATCCTGCTGGATTTAAAACATTTCCGTGGCATTTTAGCGTTAGAAGATAACAGTGTTCGTGTTGCCGCGGGTACTCCGCTACAAGAGCTTTTTAAAACCCTGCAACAAAATGGACGAATGCTAAAGTGCTCCCCTGGCGTGATTGCCGTCCAAACAGTAGGGGGAGCGCTGGCGACAGGTACACATGGTCAAGGCTTACAACAGAGTGCCATCACGGATGAAGTACTAAGTTTTACGCTGATTTTAGCGAATGGAGAAAAACGAACGTTTCAACGCGGTGATGCCGAATTCTCCGCAGTCATGGTTAACCTAGGCTGCTTAGGGATTGTAACGGAAGTGACGTTAGCGACTGTGCCTGAAGGCTATTTTACCTGCGAAAAAACCGCCGTTAGTGCGGACACTCTCGAAACCGATATTATCGATTGGAATCGCCAGCACCTTTTTAGTAAGGCTTGGTGGTTCGTCGATGATAACTTACTGCATGTCTGGAATATCGACCCAGCGGATAAGTCAGCGCTGCAGCAGTACCACGAGAATGCTCAGCAAGTCGTTCGCCATTCTTCTGATCAAGATGAGAGCTTAAATGCGACCATTGATCAAACCTTGGCGTTAATGCATGCAGATACCCAAGTTCATGGCCACGGCGGGAAGCAGTTCCGTACCGTTGCTCGCTTTAAAGACTTTACCGATGTGACCGGTGATATTTACCAATTGCTGTGTCGTGGTATTGCCGTTCCGCAGATTAATGTTGAAATCGGCGTACCACTGGACCAAACTCCGGCCATTATTCGCCATATAAAGCAGTGGTATGCCGAGCAACAGCCACACATGCATTATCCCATTATTCTACGTTGCACCGGTGCATCAGAAGCGTGGTTAAGCCCTGCTTATCAACAGGAAACCTGTTATTTCGGCTTTGTCGTGTATTACGCTGATGACGGCTCCTTATCGCAAGATGGCCTGCACTTTCTCACCGAAGTTGAAAAAATTCTGGCGACTTATGGTGGACGACCACATTGGGGAAAATACTATGATCCTCAACACTATGATTGGTCGACCCTCTATCCAAAGTGGCAGGATTTTTCCGCGGTGAGGCAGCAACTTGACCCACAGCAGCGCTTTAGTAACCCCTATATCCACCAGCTGTTTCCCTCAATGATAGGAGATCACGAATGA
- a CDS encoding 2-hydroxyacid dehydrogenase, giving the protein MNKSIVVVDCDDPLLAEEICAALADYSEVEAVLPADSRAHAAQYASCWFPDPLLLTRSPNLKLVQAASAGVDHLPEALFRSEIPLCRVVDDNFRHGMFEYALWGVLHFQRYFDRAIHHQQQKHWQLYPQRSSNMFKVGIMGLGEIGSYLARQFALLGYAVSGWARSEKSLEGVTCFAGEGQLDAFCDQLDVMINVLPLTAQTRGIIASPLLSKLPQGAALINCGRGAHMVNSEVTAALDCGQLSGALIDVFPVEPLPDNDPMWTHPKVIVTPHMASSAQVSVIVTQLIDNIERIQQQRPLRHQVNKDHGY; this is encoded by the coding sequence ATGAATAAATCAATCGTTGTGGTGGATTGTGATGATCCCCTATTAGCAGAAGAAATTTGTGCCGCTTTAGCCGACTACAGTGAAGTAGAGGCCGTATTACCTGCCGATTCCCGAGCGCATGCCGCACAGTATGCGAGTTGTTGGTTCCCAGACCCGCTACTCTTGACACGCTCCCCTAACCTTAAGCTGGTTCAGGCCGCTTCCGCCGGTGTCGATCACTTACCTGAAGCCCTGTTCAGGAGCGAGATTCCCCTTTGCCGTGTCGTCGATGACAATTTCCGCCATGGTATGTTTGAATACGCCTTATGGGGAGTATTGCATTTCCAACGTTATTTTGATCGCGCGATCCATCACCAACAACAAAAGCATTGGCAACTTTACCCCCAGCGTTCTAGTAACATGTTTAAGGTGGGCATTATGGGGCTAGGTGAGATAGGGAGTTATCTCGCCCGTCAGTTTGCTTTACTCGGCTATGCGGTCTCCGGCTGGGCAAGGAGTGAAAAGTCATTAGAGGGCGTAACCTGTTTTGCCGGAGAGGGGCAACTTGATGCCTTTTGTGATCAACTAGACGTCATGATTAATGTTTTACCCTTAACAGCGCAAACACGCGGCATCATTGCTTCTCCCTTGCTCAGTAAATTACCGCAGGGTGCAGCCTTAATTAATTGCGGGCGAGGAGCCCATATGGTCAATAGTGAGGTAACCGCAGCATTAGATTGCGGCCAACTTAGCGGCGCACTGATTGATGTTTTTCCGGTCGAACCGCTACCCGACAACGACCCAATGTGGACACATCCTAAGGTCATTGTCACCCCGCATATGGCCTCTTCCGCTCAAGTCTCAGTGATTGTGACGCAGCTAATCGATAACATCGAGCGAATTCAGCAGCAACGTCCCCTACGTCATCAGGTCAATAAGGATCACGGCTACTGA